The following proteins come from a genomic window of bacterium:
- a CDS encoding glycosyltransferase family 2 protein, with product MIKLSIIIVNWNTEKILKKCLSLILKNTGKIPCEIIVIDNASTDNSISMLKENFPGVKIIRNRENLGFSKANNIGIKEAKGDFLLLLNPDCFIEDGTLLERWLEFMSSHTDTGISGCKLVFPDGSHQVGDAGYKPSLSTALNYYFFLSKIFPSVFKGLFLNSEKYMKETEVDWICGAACMVRKSILAKTGLLNETIFMFSEDIEWGCRIRSSGFKVYYLPFLKITHLQGSSVQMQDNNTHFSTLWLKNLRNIYAHFNKRSLILYDITAAAGFLIRFIIYYSTSLLIGNKTKKDKAIRMGKCFIFTLRNICKPVNM from the coding sequence ATGATAAAACTATCAATCATAATCGTAAACTGGAACACGGAAAAAATACTTAAAAAATGCTTATCCCTTATTCTGAAAAATACAGGGAAGATACCCTGTGAAATCATTGTCATAGATAACGCTTCCACCGACAATTCCATATCTATGCTTAAAGAAAATTTTCCGGGTGTAAAAATCATACGCAACCGCGAGAATTTAGGTTTCTCCAAGGCAAATAACATCGGCATAAAAGAAGCAAAGGGAGATTTCCTGCTTTTATTAAACCCCGATTGCTTCATCGAAGACGGCACTTTGCTGGAAAGGTGGCTTGAGTTTATGTCCTCGCATACTGATACAGGTATCAGCGGCTGTAAACTGGTATTTCCCGACGGTAGTCACCAGGTCGGGGACGCAGGTTACAAACCGTCTTTATCAACCGCCCTGAACTACTATTTTTTTCTATCAAAAATATTTCCCTCTGTCTTCAAGGGGCTTTTTTTGAATTCAGAAAAATATATGAAAGAAACTGAGGTGGACTGGATCTGCGGGGCAGCCTGTATGGTCAGAAAATCGATTTTGGCAAAGACAGGATTGCTCAACGAAACAATCTTCATGTTTTCGGAAGACATAGAATGGGGCTGCAGGATAAGATCATCTGGGTTTAAGGTTTACTACCTGCCTTTCTTAAAAATAACTCACCTCCAGGGAAGCAGTGTCCAAATGCAGGATAACAATACACATTTCTCTACTCTTTGGCTGAAAAATCTCAGAAACATCTACGCCCATTTTAATAAACGTTCCCTGATACTTTATGACATAACAGCCGCCGCAGGATTCTTAATAAGATTTATTATTTATTATTCAACATCTTTACTCATAGGGAACAAGACAAAAAAGGATAAGGCGATTCGAATGGGTAAATGCTTCATTTTCACGTTGAGAAACATATGCAAACCGGTTAATATGTAG
- a CDS encoding glycosyltransferase family 2 protein — translation MHQKGKKIIISVIVPTHNRADILVMCLKYLKKQSLPEDLFEVIVSDDGSDDNIQTHIQDFLDDTSFNCIYLRQEKAGANPARNNAIKHSRGEILLLINDDILPSEKMLEEHFKTHKKYTEESDAVLGKVTIHPSIKDSFFTALHLDASFDLWEGRKILDWKAFYTCNISVKKSFLDKYGYFDTGLNWHEDLELSERLSHHNLRVIYNPAALGYHYHNLDETQFLNIAKKEGKALSIWYKKSPHLIETLASIGFYPGLPFYRRIKYIFADIIMNSCSIPVFLPVARSLQGKHPHQATALYRKIFQSIKRKSILDELQKKS, via the coding sequence ATGCATCAGAAAGGCAAAAAGATTATTATATCAGTTATAGTTCCGACGCATAACCGCGCCGATATTCTGGTTATGTGCTTAAAATACTTAAAAAAGCAGAGCCTGCCGGAAGATTTATTCGAGGTAATAGTTTCTGATGACGGCTCAGATGATAACATACAAACGCATATACAGGATTTTCTGGATGACACATCCTTTAACTGCATTTACTTAAGGCAGGAAAAAGCAGGCGCTAATCCGGCAAGGAATAACGCAATCAAACATTCGCGCGGAGAAATACTCCTGCTGATAAATGATGATATATTACCATCCGAAAAGATGCTGGAAGAGCATTTCAAAACACATAAAAAATATACAGAAGAATCAGACGCGGTTTTGGGTAAAGTCACGATACACCCTTCAATAAAAGATTCTTTTTTCACAGCGCTGCACCTTGACGCGAGTTTCGACTTATGGGAAGGCAGGAAAATCCTTGACTGGAAAGCCTTTTACACATGCAACATATCAGTTAAGAAGTCTTTTTTGGATAAATACGGATATTTTGACACCGGTCTGAACTGGCATGAGGACCTTGAACTTTCCGAGAGGTTATCACACCATAATCTTAGAGTAATTTACAACCCTGCCGCATTGGGGTATCATTATCACAATCTTGATGAAACACAGTTCCTTAATATAGCGAAAAAGGAAGGGAAAGCCCTGTCAATATGGTATAAAAAATCGCCTCATCTGATAGAGACTCTTGCTTCAATAGGATTTTACCCGGGGCTTCCTTTTTATAGGAGGATAAAATATATCTTCGCGGATATTATAATGAACAGCTGCAGTATTCCTGTTTTTCTGCCGGTCGCAAGGTCATTGCAGGGAAAACACCCTCATCAGGCAACAGCGCTGTACAGAAAAATTTTCCAGTCCATAAAAAGAAAGAGCATACTAGATGAATTACAAAAAAAGAGCTGA
- a CDS encoding DegT/DnrJ/EryC1/StrS family aminotransferase, protein MNYKKRAENNLALYGGKPCRPRKKFLVFGSPAIGKEELLEIQDSIKKRWIGTGPKVARFENDFAEYKGSPFAIALNSCTAALHLSMLASGVGPGDEVITTPMTFCATINAIIHSGATPVLADCDRKTMNIDPREIEKKITKKTKAVLIVHFAGRPCDMDPIVSLCKKHNLTLIEDCAHAIESEYHGKKTGTFGQLGCFSFYVTKNIITGEGGMVITRNKEMASKIKVLALHGMSKDAWKRFADEGYKHYQVIYPGFKYNMMDIQAAMGIHQLKRIGLYWKKRKAIWERYNKELADLPCYLPLDPEPRTKHAFHLYTPLINIKKLGKTRDWALHALTAENIGVGVHYIPVHLHPYYRKHYGWKKGSFPNAEWIGERTISLPLSPALTKDDVRDVCRAFKKVLKVKK, encoded by the coding sequence ATGAATTACAAAAAAAGAGCTGAAAATAACCTTGCTTTATACGGAGGAAAACCCTGCCGCCCCAGAAAAAAATTTCTGGTCTTCGGCTCCCCCGCCATCGGCAAAGAAGAACTTCTTGAAATACAGGACTCGATAAAAAAACGCTGGATAGGAACCGGTCCGAAAGTAGCCCGGTTCGAAAACGACTTTGCCGAATACAAAGGCTCCCCTTTTGCGATAGCGTTGAATTCATGCACCGCGGCTCTGCATCTCTCAATGCTGGCCAGCGGAGTGGGGCCGGGCGATGAAGTAATTACCACCCCTATGACATTTTGCGCAACAATCAACGCAATCATCCATTCAGGGGCAACACCTGTCCTGGCAGACTGCGACAGAAAAACGATGAATATCGACCCCCGGGAAATCGAGAAAAAAATAACGAAAAAGACGAAAGCTGTTTTAATAGTCCATTTTGCCGGCCGGCCCTGCGATATGGATCCGATAGTATCTCTTTGTAAAAAACATAACCTAACACTCATCGAAGACTGTGCCCATGCCATTGAATCGGAATACCATGGAAAAAAGACCGGTACATTCGGGCAATTGGGATGCTTCAGTTTCTACGTAACAAAAAACATCATAACCGGCGAGGGAGGAATGGTTATAACAAGAAACAAAGAAATGGCATCAAAAATAAAAGTCCTGGCTCTGCACGGAATGAGCAAAGACGCGTGGAAACGATTTGCCGATGAGGGGTACAAACATTATCAGGTTATTTACCCCGGGTTTAAATACAATATGATGGACATTCAGGCGGCAATGGGCATTCACCAGTTAAAACGCATCGGCCTTTACTGGAAAAAACGCAAAGCCATATGGGAAAGATATAATAAAGAGTTAGCCGATTTGCCATGCTATCTTCCCCTAGACCCCGAACCACGCACAAAACACGCTTTCCATCTTTATACACCGTTAATAAACATAAAAAAACTCGGGAAAACACGGGATTGGGCCCTCCATGCTTTGACTGCCGAAAATATAGGAGTGGGGGTTCATTATATTCCCGTCCACCTGCACCCTTACTACAGGAAGCATTACGGTTGGAAAAAGGGCTCTTTTCCCAATGCGGAATGGATAGGAGAAAGGACAATTTCACTGCCTCTGTCCCCTGCTTTGACAAAGGATGATGTCCGGGATGTCTGCCGCGCCTTTAAAAAAGTTCTCAAGGTAAAAAAATAA
- a CDS encoding glycosyltransferase, with protein MKIAILSTVYKTTPPKGYGGIERVVHILVEQLVKEGNKVILFATPGSRCSGKTIEIPAYDSAKAPSSIHSKSDIISEEPLYNAVSEFLKKEKVDVIHDWSFQNLFVLRHPDKFPFIISTCIPPGPGYSRPNLVACSRAHAELCGKSAKYVYYGLDLDNWPFNLKKTEPFIHISKIARYKGQYIAIKAARKSKRQLVLAGNVADRIYYNFVIKPMLFLSPSIKYIGEIKGTNEYLQKAAALIQTPRWFDAFPLVNLEAFASGTPVISLAAGGVPEQIVNGLNGFLCHNTNELSDAMKNIGSIKPKDCRDYAEEHFSVKRMAKDYIELYKKAISGENW; from the coding sequence ATGAAGATAGCAATATTATCCACTGTTTATAAGACTACACCGCCGAAAGGCTACGGCGGCATTGAACGTGTTGTGCATATCCTGGTTGAACAACTGGTAAAAGAAGGCAACAAAGTAATACTTTTCGCCACTCCCGGAAGCCGTTGTTCGGGAAAAACAATAGAAATCCCGGCTTACGATTCCGCAAAAGCCCCCTCAAGCATCCATTCAAAATCCGATATTATATCAGAAGAGCCTTTATATAACGCCGTATCGGAGTTTTTAAAAAAGGAAAAAGTGGATGTTATACACGACTGGTCTTTCCAGAATCTTTTTGTCCTGCGGCACCCGGATAAATTCCCTTTTATAATCTCTACCTGCATACCGCCGGGCCCGGGTTACAGTCGCCCCAATCTCGTCGCATGCAGCCGCGCGCATGCAGAACTATGCGGAAAATCCGCTAAATATGTTTATTACGGCCTGGATTTAGACAACTGGCCATTCAACCTCAAAAAAACGGAACCTTTCATCCATATATCCAAAATTGCGCGGTATAAAGGCCAGTACATAGCCATAAAAGCGGCAAGAAAATCCAAACGCCAATTGGTGCTGGCAGGCAACGTAGCCGATAGGATCTACTATAATTTTGTTATAAAACCTATGCTGTTCTTATCCCCAAGCATAAAATATATAGGTGAAATTAAAGGCACAAACGAATATCTGCAGAAAGCAGCCGCGTTAATACAGACACCGAGGTGGTTCGACGCCTTCCCTCTTGTAAATTTAGAAGCTTTCGCGTCAGGCACACCTGTCATTTCACTCGCGGCAGGCGGCGTCCCTGAACAGATTGTAAACGGATTAAACGGATTTTTATGCCATAATACAAATGAGTTATCAGACGCGATGAAAAACATCGGTTCCATAAAACCGAAAGACTGCAGAGATTACGCAGAAGAACACTTTTCGGTTAAGAGGATGGCAAAAGATTACATTGAGTTATACAAAAAAGCCATAAGCGGCGAGAACTGGTAA
- a CDS encoding flippase, with amino-acid sequence MKASTSYIHNVSAQAIGRFFTGLISIIVFILIGRLMGPRELGQFSYILTFFGLLFIFSEVGTPSVFAKDIAQIKEAKDVYLGNYLVLRIGLALLFIIPGITAAYFLRKDIFFILTLGVIFLPLFNLRFFEPLYQVYNKPLFSAYTAFFYGIIYFTLSLAAILLVKNIFSVSLAYIIANVFYAFFALYLATKILKPKLTIKPSIIKNIMKLALPMGVGALFATVNSHIDIFMLASMKSDYEVGIYSAAYRFLDMTAMLAVTILNPIIPIFSKWALENRQLLKERYTQLIETFLVITLPVAISIPFIAPLIVRSIYGLDFLPSADVLNILAWVGMLLFLSLLTMSLCLSIGVVHFGWWITALAASVNILLNSIWIPKYSYIGSAWATVICELLILGIVSFFVIKHIGNFIRFPIWTKIIFTNIILFLLLYFIKNTYLSIGFGIIIYIVMIYFLKVIPEHFLFLIKDMLKK; translated from the coding sequence ATGAAAGCTTCAACTTCTTATATTCATAATGTCTCAGCCCAGGCCATTGGCAGATTTTTTACCGGACTTATAAGCATTATAGTTTTCATTTTAATAGGGCGTTTAATGGGGCCCCGTGAACTGGGACAATTCTCTTATATACTTACTTTTTTTGGGCTTTTATTTATTTTCTCAGAAGTCGGAACTCCGAGCGTGTTCGCCAAAGATATAGCCCAGATAAAAGAAGCTAAGGATGTTTATCTCGGGAATTATCTGGTTTTGCGCATTGGACTGGCTCTGTTATTCATTATTCCCGGCATAACAGCCGCATACTTCTTAAGAAAAGACATTTTTTTTATTTTAACTCTTGGAGTTATTTTTCTGCCGCTGTTCAACCTTCGTTTTTTTGAGCCTTTATATCAGGTTTATAATAAACCGTTATTCTCCGCCTATACGGCATTTTTTTATGGAATAATATATTTTACTTTGTCTTTGGCCGCTATTCTCTTAGTTAAAAACATTTTTTCTGTTTCTTTGGCGTATATTATTGCAAATGTATTTTATGCGTTTTTTGCCCTTTATCTGGCTACAAAAATTCTAAAACCGAAACTTACAATCAAACCATCTATAATAAAAAATATAATGAAACTGGCTCTTCCCATGGGTGTTGGGGCTTTATTCGCAACCGTCAATTCCCATATTGATATTTTTATGCTGGCCTCGATGAAATCCGACTATGAAGTGGGCATATACAGCGCCGCATACAGGTTTTTAGATATGACCGCCATGCTGGCGGTAACAATCCTGAACCCTATAATACCCATTTTTTCAAAATGGGCGCTTGAAAACAGACAACTTCTTAAGGAACGTTACACACAGCTTATAGAGACATTTTTAGTTATCACTTTGCCAGTTGCAATTTCTATCCCGTTTATCGCTCCTTTGATAGTGCGCTCAATTTACGGCTTGGACTTTCTCCCTTCCGCAGACGTTCTAAATATTTTAGCCTGGGTGGGGATGCTGCTTTTTTTATCCCTACTTACAATGTCGCTATGTTTATCCATCGGTGTAGTTCATTTTGGGTGGTGGATTACTGCTCTTGCAGCAAGTGTGAATATACTTTTAAATTCAATATGGATACCAAAATACAGCTATATCGGCTCGGCATGGGCAACTGTTATCTGTGAACTACTGATATTGGGAATTGTATCTTTCTTTGTCATCAAACATATCGGTAATTTTATAAGATTTCCTATATGGACAAAAATTATCTTTACAAATATAATACTTTTTTTGCTCCTTTATTTCATTAAAAACACATATTTAAGCATAGGTTTTGGGATAATCATTTATATAGTTATGATATATTTTTTAAAGGTTATTCCGGAACATTTTTTATTTTTAATAAAGGATATGTTAAAAAAATAA